The Candidatus Fukatsuia endosymbiont of Tuberolachnus salignus nucleotide sequence TTCAGCTGCACCACTCGCTACCTTCTTCACCGTGGCGTTAAGTGAAGCAGAGCGATTACGAGGTACAATAACCATATCCACACCTGCCACATCTGCACTTCGCAAACAGGCGCCTAAATTATGTGGATCGGTAACACCATCCAACACCAGTAAAAGGGGGGTCTCTGTCTCTATACCGGCTAGCAAACCAAGCAAATCACTTTCCTGGTACTGACGTCCTTTACGGACTCGCACCACAATACTCTGATGCACACCCCCTTCAGCCTGGGAATCCAGCCATTTTCGATTGGCGTGCTGAACCGCTAAACCGCAGGCTTCCACTTGAGAAACCAACGCTTGTAACCGACGGTCATGGTTATCTTTTTGAATAAAAACCTCGAGAAAACGTTGCGGCTCACGCTCTAACAAAGCTTTGACGGCATGAATACCGTAAATAATTTCGCTCATGCAAAGATCCGCTTTCTAATTGCAGGCCAATAGGTTTAGATACATTTTCTCAGCCAAGCCGATTATTTTGTCATCCGCAGTAATAGACGTCATCTTTTCAACCTTCGACTGAGAAACCAGTATTCTATCAAATGGGTCTTTGTACATATCCGGTAAAGCTGATAGATTTATAGGCTTCATTACCTCCCATTATACTTTTTGAGAATAAAGGATATACAAAAAAATGAGTACATGTTCAATCACAGGACTAAAGCAACAACTCATTAAGTCTAAAGAATTAAATACCGTATGGAACTATTTTTTCGATCTAATGAAAGAAACAGGGAGTTTACGAAAGGATAACACTACCATTCCAAAACCTAAAGAAGAAGATACCCTGATAGCTGTACTGACTATAATCGAGAATATCGTAGGTCAAAAATTGGATAGAAAAGTAACTTTTATTAAC carries:
- the rlmB gene encoding 23S rRNA (guanosine(2251)-2'-O)-methyltransferase RlmB, with the translated sequence MSEIIYGIHAVKALLEREPQRFLEVFIQKDNHDRRLQALVSQVEACGLAVQHANRKWLDSQAEGGVHQSIVVRVRKGRQYQESDLLGLLAGIETETPLLLVLDGVTDPHNLGACLRSADVAGVDMVIVPRNRSASLNATVKKVASGAAESVPLITVTNLARTLRLLKEQDICIVGTAGEAKESVYQSNLTGPMALVMGSEGTGMRRLTREHCDKLIRIPMVGVVSSLNVSVATGVCLFEVVRQRSLI